Proteins encoded together in one Phalacrocorax aristotelis chromosome 7, bGulAri2.1, whole genome shotgun sequence window:
- the B3GALNT1 gene encoding UDP-GalNAc:beta-1,3-N-acetylgalactosaminyltransferase 1 produces MCTRRRKLVFLFLLVVSVMIMWYITFPSNTVIDHINPMYFYEHEPIYKQRYLFTLREHLKCKDINPFLVILVSSGPKDVKSRQAIRITWGSQDFWWGHRILTLFLVGQGTEGEDNAAALSVEDESILYGDIIRQDFMDTYDNLTLKTIMAFRWVSEFCSNAQFVMKTDADVFINTANLVTFLLKLNSTENLFTGYPFIDNFAYRGFYQKTYISYDEYPFKLYPPYCSGMGYILDGKLALRIYALMSHIKPIKFEDVYVGICLNILKVNISIPEDKQQFFLYKINFDICKYRHLIVVHGITSSEIIGFWQALSSNTSVTCL; encoded by the coding sequence ATGTGTACGAGAAGACGAaaattggtttttttgtttctccttgtAGTTTCTGTCATGATAATGTGGTACATAACTTTTCCTTCCAACACCGTGATTGACCATATAAACCCTATGTACTTCTATGAACACGAACCAATTTACAAGCAACGCTACCTCTTCACGTTGCGGGAGCACTTGAAATGCAAAGACATAAATCCATTTCTGGTCATCTTGGTATCTTCAGGTCCGAAGGATGTGAAGTCAAGGCAGGCCATCAGGATAACATGGGGTTCTCAGGACTTCTGGTGGGGACACCGAATCCTAACACTGTTCTTAGTAGGTCAGGGCACTGAAGGAGAAGACAATGCTGCAGCACTGTCGGTAGAAGACGAAAGCATCCTCTACGGTGACATAATTCGCCAAGACTTTATGGACACTTACGACAATCTCACCTTGAAAACGATCATGGCGTTCAGGTGGGTCAGCGAGTTCTGTTCAAATGCTCAATTCGTCATGAAGACTGATGCCGATGTCTTCATCAACACCGCTAACTTGGTAACATTTCTCCTGAAGCTGAATTCCACAGAAAATCTTTTTACTGGCTATCCTTTTATAGATAACTTTGCCTACAGAGGCTTTTACCAAAAAACATACATCTCTTACGATGAATATCCATTCAAGTTGTACCCTCCGTATTGCAGTGGGATGGGTTATATATTGGATGGAAAACTGGCTCTGAGGATTTATGCACTGATGAGTCATATCAAACCTATTAAATTTGAGGATGTTTATGTTGGAATTTGCTTAAATATACTTAAAGTGAACATCAGTATTCCAGAAGATAAACAACAATTCTTCCTTTATAAAATCAATTTTGATATCTGTAAGTACAGACATCTGATTGTAGTACATGGCATTACATCAAGTGAAATAATTGGGTTTTGGCAGGCTTTGTCATCAAACACTTCTGTTACTTGCCTTTGA
- the ARL14 gene encoding ADP-ribosylation factor-like protein 14 codes for MGLQNTKHSKAKQANMLMLGLDSAGKSTLLYKLKYNDVFLTIPTIGFNVDMIDTGKDFTLTFWDVGGQQKMRQFWCNFLENADGLLYVVDSSDKQRLEESRKEFELILRNDSLRSVPVVVLANKQDLPGALNAEEITRRFHIKKSCSDRNWYVQPCCALTGEGLSEALQRLTSFVKHYSRSKETSTIFKEIETL; via the coding sequence ATGGGCCTCCAGAACACGAAACACTCCAAAGCCAAGCAAGCTAATATGCTGATGTTAGGACTCGATTCCGCAGGAAAATCTACGCTCTTGTACAAGTTGAAGTATAACGATGTCTTTCTAACAATTCCAACAATTGGCTTTAACGTGGATATGATTGACACTGGGAAAGATTTTACACTGACATTTTGGGATGTTGGAGGACAACAGAAAATGAGACAGTTCTGGTGCAATTTCCTGGAGAACGCAGACGGACTGCTCTATGTTGTGGACAGCTCTGATAAGCAGCGTCTGGAAGAATCAAGGAAAGAATTTGAACTCATTTTAAGGAATGACTCTCTAAGAAGCGTACCGGTCGTCGTGCTAGCGAACAAGCAGGATTTGCCTGGAGCTTTGAACGCTGAGGAAATAACCCGGAGATTCCACATAAAGAAGTCCTGCAGCGACAGGAATTGGTATGTACAACCCTGTTGTGCTCTCACAGGAGAGGGTTTGTCAGAAGCTCTCCAAAGACTAACCTCGTTTGTAAAACACTACAGCAGATCAAAGGAGACTTCTACAATCTTTAAGGAAATCGAAACACTTTAA